Within the Scytonema millei VB511283 genome, the region CATCTTACACCAAGCCCTCAGAATAGAATTCTGAGGCTATACAAACATAGACGCAAAGCGGCTTCCCGAAGGGTAGTCCGCCTGCGCGGACTCATGAAAAATCAACAATTTGAACCCCGCGCACCATTCAGGTTTTGTACGCGGCTAATGTTGGGCAACCCGTTGCCCAACCGCCCGCTGTAGCTGCGACTTGCAGTCGCCTGGTGCAAGATCCGCTTTCTACCTTCTATTCGCTAGTACAAACCAAACCAAAGACAAAATCTTGAATCGTCGTCTTAAAATCAGGATCGCCAGCAGCAGGCTTCACCGACAAACTCAACCTTACGGGGTTCTTAACTCTTCCCAAGGCAAAAAGATTGCCAATATCCCGCCGAAAAAGTTCTGCTTCTGGTAATTGTCCCGTTACCGTACTCGGATCTCCATTTGTCAGTGTTGTGATTTCTAAATCGGCGAAATCTTCAAAATTTAGAAAATCATTCCACAGACTAGCTACAGTTAAAGTATCCCAGAAAAATAACGTATCAAAAACGAAAACGCCAGGAGCGGGTGAATTAGCAAATTGCACGTTTTTGATATATTGTGCGGGGGCAGTATTACACTGAGAGGGATTATCTTGAATGCGTTGGGCGAATCCTTGCAAGCGGGCGAAATTTGTGGCATTTAACGGTACGATATCCGCCGGAATTCCTGAATTGAGGATTTTATCTACCGCAGGCGCATCAATCCAGAAATTGACTTCGGCATTATTCAGGGAATTGAAAGCTTTTTTGTGTTCGGCAGTTTGAATATTCTCAAAATTTGTCCCTGGAAATGGTAAATGGTGCGAGCCAAAAACATGTTCTCCATCTTGATAGTAAATATTACCTTCCGTCCAAACTGGAAATGGTTCGTTTAAACGGTAGTTACCATTAGCATCAAAATTATCAGCTTTATTTTCATCCAAAACGCCGCCCATGTGAATAGTAGAAATGACATGATTTAAATCTGCAAGTTTGATTTTCTTAGGACAGCCGTACTTGCGAGGATTTTCTTCTATATAAGAATAAGCTCTTGCTAAGTTAGTTACGGGTCCAACGGTAGCAATTGTCAGCGGCTCGTCCTTTTTATATGCTTCACAGATAGAAGTTGCCAAGTAGTTAGCCGCCTTTTTTTTCGGATCGATCAGATCGACTTCTCGTAATTGAAATTGCTCTAAAGCTGCTTGAGCTTGCGGCAGAATATACCTTAAAGTTTCATCGCGAAACGTTCGATTAAACTCGTTCCAACAGACAAAATCGCGGGGAGACGACATGAATTCTTGATGGAACAGGCAAGGTTCTAAAGCTGGTTTACCTGCAAATGGTAACTGAACTCGTACTGAAGTAAAGTCAGTTCCAAAGACGGGTTTACCAAAATCATCAGCTTTGTTTGGCACGTTAATAGTTGTTGCACTTTCATCACAACCAGAATATATTTTTGCGTCCCGATATTGAGCGATCGCTAAAACTTTTTGCGTCAGTCCGTCAATGGATCCTGCTTCAGAACTAAAATCGCCTAGCAGCTCCCGTTTTAATTCTGGATAACCTTCAGAATTATTACAATAAGATTCTCCATGCGCCATTGTGGTAATTCCAATTAGCTTGACTGGCGGAGATTTCTGCTGGGAAGCCAGGGCTAAAGTTAAGATGGCATAGTAGTCTTCAAATGCCCCATCGTGATCGAAAATGACTCGAATTGGACGATCGCCAGCCACAGCAGAATTTGGCAAACAAAAAGTTGCGGAAATAGCTGCGATCGCTAATCCAGAAACGAGTTTTTTCAGTTGACAATTTAACATGATTCACTTGTCTGCAAATGGAGACAAGCTAACACGATAAAAGATTTTTCTCGGTAGCAATTTTTACTTATGCTATTGCTTTAAGACTACGCCACGGAAGATCCCCCCAACCCCCCTTACAAAGGGGGGCTTTTGCGCCTTACTAGAGTGCTATGACCTCAACTAAAGCATCGCCAACAGCGGCGGCGTGACCCATATCTGCAAACGCAGACGAGGTAGCAGCATTGATGGTATTATTGGCAAGGCTGAGTTTACGCCAATATCCCAAAGGTGCGATCGCCACCCCAGAACGAGTCATATCGCTGACAATTGCAGGGACTTGGAAAGAACCGCGATCGTTAAATACCTTCACCACTTGACCGTTAGCTATACCCCGCTTAGCTGCATCGTCGGGATGAATAATTACCCTCGGTTCGCCTTGAAGTTTGG harbors:
- a CDS encoding nucleoside hydrolase, with protein sequence MLNCQLKKLVSGLAIAAISATFCLPNSAVAGDRPIRVIFDHDGAFEDYYAILTLALASQQKSPPVKLIGITTMAHGESYCNNSEGYPELKRELLGDFSSEAGSIDGLTQKVLAIAQYRDAKIYSGCDESATTINVPNKADDFGKPVFGTDFTSVRVQLPFAGKPALEPCLFHQEFMSSPRDFVCWNEFNRTFRDETLRYILPQAQAALEQFQLREVDLIDPKKKAANYLATSICEAYKKDEPLTIATVGPVTNLARAYSYIEENPRKYGCPKKIKLADLNHVISTIHMGGVLDENKADNFDANGNYRLNEPFPVWTEGNIYYQDGEHVFGSHHLPFPGTNFENIQTAEHKKAFNSLNNAEVNFWIDAPAVDKILNSGIPADIVPLNATNFARLQGFAQRIQDNPSQCNTAPAQYIKNVQFANSPAPGVFVFDTLFFWDTLTVASLWNDFLNFEDFADLEITTLTNGDPSTVTGQLPEAELFRRDIGNLFALGRVKNPVRLSLSVKPAAGDPDFKTTIQDFVFGLVCTSE